A window from Deinococcus reticulitermitis encodes these proteins:
- a CDS encoding nuclease-related domain-containing DEAD/DEAH box helicase: protein MTRVAQPPRVVLNEDRNVRRTPGEQHLLDTLAAADLPGWTVFEQPHLNGDRPDFVLTHPLQGVVLIEVKDYDFATGRYRGVAQVRGTDGRWHTKRNPADQVRDVYSNILRLYSRKYLELEGVHGEDAWGVVETAVYFHHATSVQGAAFCGHPEHVRVLDHTHVQAIREGRLGDCGLKTLKYRRSKFAQGGQLQAFVDDLSTWLHPMAYAQERRQPIVLTPEQRAQAQPAPRIHRRLRGVAGSGKTLVLATRAANLLAAGQRVLFLSYNITLQHYVRDLIAQQTARDHWPVMKRQLVHRHYHDFVKWMAGLHDITLTPLDDETPPDEVTRILEQEWPAQLLQGLQGRQMHPDCHFDAVLIDEGQDFNRLWVQGVLRTLTANDELLIAYDTVQNLYGRDLVWIEQDTGGLGFRGRPAELKRSQRLPAVFAEIAARFQRQYIDPTYTFDPKDLPQADLFKHFVHWQNVREHDKSRFPALVLNAVDQLMSPQFNAHANDICILVDSHDLALPVIQALQRDGKEVVHVFDPQGERDPWRRREEKWRFQPGAGQIKVCSLQSFKGWEAPYLVLLLDQASHAEPLERARQIYVALTRVKRLASGGSSALLVYNRDDRFLDAAALFRAANAAQPGALQPSPRGAA from the coding sequence GTGACGCGCGTCGCTCAGCCGCCCAGAGTGGTGCTCAACGAGGATCGCAATGTCAGGCGCACCCCAGGCGAACAGCACCTTCTCGACACGCTGGCCGCCGCGGACCTCCCCGGCTGGACGGTGTTCGAGCAGCCTCACCTGAATGGCGACCGTCCCGACTTCGTTCTCACCCACCCTCTGCAGGGTGTGGTGTTGATCGAGGTGAAGGACTATGACTTCGCCACCGGCCGGTACCGTGGTGTTGCCCAAGTGCGCGGCACCGACGGCCGCTGGCACACCAAGCGCAACCCTGCCGATCAGGTGCGGGACGTGTACAGCAATATCCTGCGGCTGTACTCCCGCAAGTACCTGGAACTTGAAGGGGTGCACGGGGAGGACGCCTGGGGTGTGGTGGAAACAGCTGTGTACTTCCATCACGCCACCAGCGTGCAGGGAGCCGCGTTCTGTGGTCATCCCGAACACGTCCGGGTGCTTGATCACACTCACGTTCAGGCCATCCGGGAGGGGCGGCTGGGCGACTGCGGGTTGAAGACCCTCAAATACCGCCGCTCGAAGTTCGCGCAGGGAGGACAACTCCAGGCCTTCGTGGACGACCTGTCGACCTGGCTACACCCGATGGCGTACGCACAGGAACGCCGGCAACCCATCGTTCTCACGCCGGAGCAGCGTGCCCAGGCTCAACCCGCGCCCCGCATTCACCGTCGATTGCGCGGTGTGGCCGGCTCAGGCAAGACCCTGGTCCTGGCGACCCGTGCCGCGAACCTCCTGGCCGCCGGACAGCGGGTTCTGTTCCTGAGTTACAACATCACCCTCCAGCACTACGTGCGCGACCTCATTGCGCAGCAGACCGCCCGTGACCACTGGCCCGTAATGAAACGCCAGCTGGTGCACCGCCACTACCACGATTTCGTCAAATGGATGGCTGGACTGCACGACATCACCCTCACGCCCCTCGACGACGAGACGCCACCGGACGAGGTGACCCGCATCCTGGAACAGGAGTGGCCTGCGCAACTCCTCCAGGGCCTCCAGGGACGCCAGATGCACCCGGACTGCCACTTCGACGCGGTGCTGATCGACGAAGGGCAGGACTTCAACCGCCTGTGGGTGCAGGGAGTGCTTCGGACCCTCACGGCGAATGATGAACTGCTGATCGCGTACGACACGGTACAGAACCTGTACGGGCGGGATCTGGTCTGGATTGAGCAGGACACGGGAGGACTCGGATTCCGTGGCCGCCCGGCGGAACTCAAGCGCAGTCAGCGGCTCCCTGCGGTCTTCGCTGAAATCGCAGCCCGCTTCCAGCGGCAGTACATCGATCCGACTTACACCTTCGACCCCAAGGACCTTCCGCAGGCAGACCTGTTCAAGCACTTCGTGCACTGGCAGAACGTGCGCGAACACGATAAATCACGCTTTCCGGCTCTGGTCCTCAATGCCGTCGACCAGCTCATGTCCCCTCAGTTCAACGCCCATGCCAATGACATCTGCATCCTGGTCGACAGTCATGACCTGGCGCTTCCAGTCATCCAGGCGTTGCAGCGGGACGGGAAAGAAGTGGTACACGTCTTTGACCCACAGGGTGAACGCGACCCCTGGCGCCGTCGCGAGGAGAAATGGCGTTTCCAACCTGGAGCTGGGCAGATCAAGGTGTGCAGCCTGCAGAGCTTCAAGGGCTGGGAAGCTCCCTACCTGGTTCTCCTGCTGGATCAGGCCTCCCACGCGGAACCACTTGAACGTGCCCGGCAGATCTACGTCGCACTGACCCGTGTGAAGCGACTGGCGAGCGGAGGCAGCAGCGCACTGCTGGTCTACAACCGGGATGATCGATTCCTCGACGCTGCGGCACTCTTCCGCGCCGCCAACGCCGCTCAACCAGGCGCACTTCAGCCTTCACCCAGAGGGGCCGCATGA
- a CDS encoding Eco57I restriction-modification methylase domain-containing protein, with product MNQEERNALRGAVQLWRRTLENDIEEQIGALYGIRRPTGATAGKGKKAAGDSDPLAELVVLAVADVPRVAQSRRLQERRRIILTAIEDSARRRMASAGEKFDSGQVKPLVLDFEAYLRACAFTVLNRLAGIKLLEARGHYLPSLTGSEDAPAAKFFRSVAGPSLPAGEDPYMLFVDLLMADVSTQVPSLRDASGRYDLVKPDKASVLALGESMEALGEVVWKSDETLGWIYQYFTPEELRKRVRKESPTPRSSDELAFRNQFFTPQYVVRFLVQNTLGRMWLEMHADTHLADTWEFLVRDETTPRPFKDPRNLRVIDPACGSGHFLLYAFEVLHDIYSEVYEHAELGQGLRAEFPDRYEFFARLPELIIERNLYGVDIDRRVAQVTQVALYLKALGYDRKARPMRGNIVHAQQLPGNAAEFGAFVAAEFTDHPRREFIQQALSHVHKEFLHADELGIMLKTSDTIEQLTRRTPLWNETQLLPDVLAALDAYAEHAADAGEVRAFMFGDDSRQALRLLELMSLEYDVVLMNPPFGAAARDSKGTFEKLYPRTKNDLYAAFVERGLNLLVPRGRLGCLSSRTGFFLKSFTKWREEILLGEGHLEVVADLGYGVLDKAMVEVAAYVVEKQ from the coding sequence TCGAAGAGCAGATCGGGGCGCTGTACGGCATCCGGCGGCCCACCGGGGCCACGGCCGGCAAGGGGAAGAAGGCCGCCGGGGACAGCGACCCGCTGGCGGAGCTGGTGGTGCTGGCGGTGGCGGATGTGCCGCGCGTCGCGCAGAGCCGCCGGCTGCAGGAACGCCGCCGGATCATCCTCACGGCCATCGAGGACAGCGCCAGGCGCCGGATGGCTAGCGCCGGGGAGAAGTTCGATTCCGGGCAGGTGAAGCCGCTCGTGTTGGATTTTGAGGCCTACCTGCGGGCGTGTGCGTTCACGGTGCTCAACCGCCTGGCGGGCATCAAGCTGCTGGAAGCGCGCGGGCACTACCTGCCGTCCCTGACGGGCAGTGAGGACGCCCCCGCCGCGAAGTTCTTCCGGTCCGTCGCGGGCCCGTCCCTGCCAGCGGGGGAAGACCCTTACATGCTGTTCGTGGATCTGCTGATGGCGGACGTGAGCACCCAGGTGCCGTCCCTGCGGGACGCGAGCGGGCGGTACGACCTGGTGAAGCCGGACAAGGCCTCGGTGCTGGCTCTGGGGGAGAGCATGGAGGCGCTGGGTGAGGTCGTCTGGAAGTCCGACGAGACGCTGGGCTGGATCTACCAGTACTTCACGCCCGAAGAGCTGCGCAAGCGCGTCCGCAAGGAATCGCCCACGCCGCGCAGCAGTGACGAACTGGCGTTTCGCAATCAGTTCTTCACGCCACAGTACGTGGTGCGCTTCCTGGTGCAGAACACCCTGGGCCGCATGTGGCTCGAAATGCACGCCGACACCCACCTGGCTGACACCTGGGAGTTCCTGGTCCGGGATGAGACAACGCCACGGCCGTTCAAGGACCCGCGCAACCTGAGGGTGATCGACCCTGCCTGCGGCTCCGGGCACTTCCTGCTCTACGCCTTCGAGGTGTTGCATGACATCTACAGCGAGGTGTACGAGCACGCCGAGCTGGGCCAGGGGCTGCGGGCTGAATTCCCGGACCGGTACGAGTTCTTCGCGCGCCTGCCGGAACTGATCATTGAACGCAACCTGTACGGTGTCGACATCGACCGCCGCGTGGCGCAGGTCACGCAGGTGGCGCTGTACCTCAAGGCCCTCGGGTACGACCGGAAGGCCCGGCCGATGCGTGGGAACATCGTGCATGCGCAGCAGTTGCCCGGGAACGCCGCGGAGTTCGGGGCGTTCGTGGCCGCCGAGTTTACCGATCATCCCCGCCGGGAATTCATCCAGCAGGCGCTGAGTCACGTCCACAAGGAGTTCCTGCACGCGGATGAGCTGGGCATCATGCTCAAGACAAGTGACACCATTGAGCAGCTGACCCGGAGGACGCCCCTGTGGAATGAGACGCAACTCCTTCCGGATGTCCTGGCCGCGCTGGATGCGTATGCGGAACACGCCGCGGACGCAGGCGAGGTGCGTGCGTTCATGTTCGGGGATGACAGCCGGCAGGCGCTGCGCCTGCTGGAACTGATGAGTCTGGAGTACGACGTGGTTCTGATGAACCCGCCGTTCGGCGCAGCTGCCCGCGACAGCAAGGGCACGTTCGAGAAACTGTACCCGCGCACGAAGAACGACCTGTACGCGGCGTTCGTGGAGCGCGGCCTGAACCTCCTGGTGCCCCGTGGCCGGCTGGGCTGTCTCAGCAGCCGCACGGGGTTCTTCCTCAAGAGCTTCACGAAGTGGCGCGAGGAGATCCTGCTGGGTGAAGGGCATCTGGAAGTCGTGGCAGACCTCGGGTATGGCGTCCTTGATAAGGCAATGGTCGAGGTGGCGGCGTACGTGGTGGAGAAGCAGTGA